In Legionella sp. PATHC035, a genomic segment contains:
- a CDS encoding acyl-CoA dehydrogenase, protein MSSYHDLLQLIHSFESYLGNPEHQDSPINFEESLHYDEQEQLAWKQIKQIQQWGFMDYLIPQSLGGKFNSLDVGYFLVKSICRRDLTTGIALGLPFLGALPLWIAGNEQQKKELAASFRRGEITACALTEEEHGSDIMANEVEAQPSLNGWELSGRKWCINFATQGENITLLCRTHERGGPLGFSVFFLNKSKIPSGFMPTPKLPTHGVRGLDISGFSLEQVFLPQDALVGNKQRGLEIIYKTLQVSRTLCASFSVGAADTALRLALSFSLQRLIYGKAAYEIPAVKQRLGEQFTQLLIADCTALAVARACSVRPQQLSFWSAIIKFLIPKITEEIVEECSIVMGARAYLRTTEWAMFQKIRRDISVIGLFDGSSQVNLSVIAGSLLPQARMRGSCLPSQLHQLESIFSLNDVCSEFSLARLSLFTHAEDDILAGLSVLKSEPINPLIHAIRAELTRLDRDIVSLHEQKQFDPRSLAAFRLAEQYCWIFAASCCLHFWHFNQELMAKELLGIDWIQLAIQLILNKLNSSSSIDNRLQESMAGSLSKFYEQHKLFSLIPITIPA, encoded by the coding sequence ATGTCTTCTTACCACGATTTACTGCAATTAATTCATTCGTTTGAGAGCTATTTAGGCAATCCTGAACACCAAGATAGCCCGATCAATTTTGAAGAAAGCTTACACTACGATGAGCAGGAGCAGCTTGCCTGGAAGCAAATCAAGCAGATTCAGCAATGGGGTTTTATGGATTATCTCATTCCTCAGTCTCTTGGTGGGAAGTTTAATTCGCTTGATGTGGGATATTTTTTAGTTAAATCAATATGTAGACGCGATTTAACTACAGGCATAGCCCTAGGATTGCCATTCCTTGGTGCTTTACCCCTTTGGATAGCAGGAAATGAGCAACAGAAAAAAGAGCTGGCGGCATCTTTTCGACGTGGTGAAATTACGGCATGTGCGTTGACTGAGGAAGAACATGGTTCGGATATTATGGCAAATGAGGTCGAAGCCCAACCTTCTCTGAACGGGTGGGAATTATCCGGAAGGAAATGGTGCATTAATTTTGCTACTCAGGGGGAAAATATTACCCTTCTTTGTCGAACTCATGAACGGGGAGGGCCTCTAGGCTTCTCGGTTTTTTTTCTGAATAAATCCAAAATACCATCCGGTTTCATGCCAACCCCTAAGCTTCCCACGCATGGGGTGAGAGGGTTGGATATTAGTGGTTTTTCTTTAGAACAGGTTTTTTTGCCCCAAGATGCATTAGTTGGTAATAAACAACGCGGGCTAGAAATTATCTATAAAACATTGCAGGTTTCACGAACCTTATGTGCTTCTTTTTCTGTAGGCGCTGCAGATACCGCATTACGGTTGGCACTGTCTTTTAGCCTGCAAAGGCTAATATATGGTAAGGCTGCCTATGAAATTCCGGCGGTAAAACAACGGCTAGGTGAACAGTTTACGCAATTACTCATTGCCGATTGCACCGCTTTAGCTGTGGCTCGTGCATGCTCGGTAAGGCCTCAACAACTCTCTTTTTGGTCGGCTATTATTAAATTTCTCATTCCTAAAATAACGGAAGAAATTGTCGAGGAATGCAGCATAGTAATGGGAGCTCGGGCTTATTTGCGTACAACCGAGTGGGCCATGTTTCAGAAAATCAGACGGGATATCTCAGTAATTGGTTTATTTGATGGGAGTAGTCAAGTTAATTTATCGGTGATTGCCGGAAGTTTATTACCACAAGCAAGGATGAGGGGAAGTTGCCTTCCAAGTCAGTTACACCAGCTGGAGTCTATTTTTAGTCTTAATGATGTTTGCTCCGAATTTTCTCTAGCTCGCCTAAGCCTTTTTACGCATGCAGAAGACGATATTTTAGCAGGTTTATCCGTATTAAAATCGGAACCCATCAATCCCCTGATTCATGCAATTCGTGCTGAGCTTACTCGACTCGATCGCGACATTGTTTCTTTGCATGAACAAAAACAATTTGACCCCCGCAGCTTGGCAGCATTTCGCTTAGCAGAACAATACTGCTGGATTTTTGCAGCAAGTTGTTGCCTTCACTTTTGGCATTTTAATCAGGAATTGATGGCTAAAGAATTACTGGGCATAGACTGGATTCAGCTAGCAATTCAATTAATTCTTAACAAATTAAATTCATCCTCAAGTATTGATAACCGATTGCAAGAATCTATGGCGGGCAGTTTATCGAAATTTTACGAGCAACATAAATTATTTTCGCTGATTCCGATAACAATACCCGCCTAA